The Fodinibius salinus genome includes a window with the following:
- a CDS encoding alpha/beta fold hydrolase, giving the protein MLYYKTYHKDEDADWVVFVHGAGGSSSIWFKQLKAYKKDFNVLLVDLRGHGKSKGMLQQYYEDEYSFKLASQDIIDVLDDAGIEKAHFVGVSLGTIIIRTIGEMQPERVQSLVMCGAIMRLNIRSRFLVSLGHLFKKVVPFMWLYKLFAWIVLPRKHHSESRNLFIREAKKLYKKEFIKWFNLTHKVNPLLKYFREKELKIPTLYVMGSEDYLFLPPVQKMVQNHTNSILKEVEKCGHVVNVEKPDVFNRVSLNFLKNG; this is encoded by the coding sequence ATGCTGTATTATAAAACATATCATAAAGATGAAGATGCCGACTGGGTGGTATTTGTCCATGGTGCGGGTGGCAGCTCTTCTATCTGGTTCAAGCAACTTAAGGCCTACAAAAAAGATTTTAATGTGTTATTGGTAGATTTGCGCGGACACGGCAAATCAAAAGGAATGCTGCAACAGTATTATGAGGATGAATATTCCTTTAAGCTGGCCAGCCAGGATATTATTGATGTTCTGGACGATGCAGGCATCGAAAAAGCACATTTCGTTGGGGTATCCCTGGGAACAATCATCATTCGTACGATCGGTGAGATGCAACCCGAGCGTGTGCAGTCACTGGTGATGTGTGGAGCTATAATGCGACTTAATATACGTTCCCGGTTTTTAGTTTCACTCGGGCACTTATTCAAAAAGGTTGTGCCATTTATGTGGCTGTATAAACTTTTTGCGTGGATTGTCTTACCCCGAAAACATCATTCTGAATCTCGAAATCTATTTATTCGCGAGGCCAAAAAACTATATAAAAAAGAGTTTATAAAATGGTTCAATCTTACGCACAAAGTTAATCCCCTGCTAAAGTATTTCCGCGAAAAAGAACTCAAGATTCCCACACTATACGTGATGGGCAGTGAAGATTATCTTTTTCTTCCCCCTGTCCAAAAGATGGTTCAAAATCATACTAATTCCATTCTTAAAGAAGTGGAAAAATGTGGTCATGTAGTCAATGTAGAGAAACCTGATGTCTTCAATCGCGTATCGCTTAACTTCTTGAAGAATGGCTAA
- a CDS encoding 5' nucleotidase, NT5C type encodes MQIVHVDMDNVLVDFPWGVEQLSEEIKKEYEGELDEISGFFSDLPPVDGAINGFRELSHHYDTYILSTAPWGNPSAWTDKLLWVQKHLPEVGHKRLTLTHHKNLTHGDYLIDDRAANGAAEFKGEHIQFGSEPYKDWESVLSYLLP; translated from the coding sequence ATGCAGATTGTACATGTTGATATGGATAATGTATTAGTTGATTTCCCATGGGGCGTGGAACAGCTTTCAGAGGAGATAAAGAAAGAGTATGAAGGAGAGCTTGATGAAATTTCCGGTTTTTTTAGTGATTTGCCCCCCGTTGACGGAGCTATTAATGGATTTCGAGAGCTGAGTCACCACTATGATACCTATATTTTGTCCACAGCTCCGTGGGGAAATCCATCTGCGTGGACGGATAAATTATTGTGGGTCCAAAAACATTTACCAGAGGTTGGTCACAAACGGTTAACCTTAACGCATCACAAAAATTTAACCCACGGTGATTATCTTATCGATGATCGTGCGGCTAATGGCGCTGCGGAATTTAAAGGAGAGCATATTCAATTTGGCAGTGAACCGTACAAAGACTGGGAATCAGTACTTTCCTATCTGTTACCTTAG